A single Calidifontibacter indicus DNA region contains:
- a CDS encoding IS1380 family transposase produces MKKTTGFYPSVQVDTAPVSAAGSAGGVLLTTAAEVTGLSPAMARALDGWRKPAAVHHPAKVLTDLAVTLALGGDCLADAAVIRSEADVYGPVGSEATISRTITALAADAHRVLKQVAAARRAARARAWALAGERAPTHGVTATDPLIVDLDATLITAHSDKEEAKPTFKKGFGFHPLCAFVDHGPDGTGEPLAMQLRPGNAGSNTAADHIQVTRDALKQLPGINPARPGRKVLIRTDGGGGTQEYTRWLARRGVSYSVGFTLPACLPELYRLIPAKAWQAALNADGEVREGADVVELTGLLTFRGLLSGWPAGMRVIVRRERPHPGAQLRFDDVDGYRLTAFATNTTRGQLANLELRHRRRARCEDRIRIAKDTGLRNLPLKGFTANQIWCAIVMLAADLIAWTQLIGFDAEHEARRWEPKKLRLRVFTIPAAIARHSRRILLHIKETAANADLVITAWKRLHDPAPAATAPG; encoded by the coding sequence GTGAAGAAGACTACCGGGTTCTACCCGTCTGTTCAGGTCGACACGGCACCGGTGTCGGCGGCTGGTTCGGCGGGCGGGGTGTTGCTGACCACGGCCGCGGAGGTGACGGGTCTGTCCCCGGCGATGGCGCGGGCTCTGGATGGGTGGCGCAAGCCGGCGGCGGTGCATCACCCGGCCAAGGTGCTCACCGACCTGGCCGTGACGCTGGCGCTCGGCGGTGACTGCCTGGCGGACGCGGCAGTGATCCGGTCCGAGGCCGACGTGTACGGACCGGTTGGATCCGAGGCAACGATCTCTCGCACGATTACCGCGTTGGCCGCGGACGCCCACCGCGTGTTGAAGCAGGTGGCGGCCGCACGACGTGCCGCCCGTGCCCGCGCGTGGGCGCTGGCCGGTGAGCGCGCACCGACCCACGGTGTGACCGCCACCGATCCGTTGATCGTGGACCTGGACGCCACGCTGATCACCGCGCACTCGGACAAGGAAGAAGCCAAGCCCACGTTCAAGAAAGGCTTCGGGTTCCACCCGTTGTGTGCGTTCGTGGACCACGGCCCGGACGGGACCGGTGAACCATTGGCGATGCAGTTGCGGCCGGGTAACGCCGGCTCCAACACCGCCGCCGACCACATCCAGGTCACCCGGGACGCGCTCAAACAGCTGCCCGGGATCAACCCGGCCCGGCCGGGCCGCAAGGTGCTGATCCGCACCGACGGCGGCGGCGGAACCCAGGAGTACACCAGGTGGCTTGCCCGCCGGGGTGTTTCGTACTCGGTCGGGTTCACCCTGCCCGCGTGCCTGCCCGAGCTGTACCGGCTGATCCCGGCCAAGGCGTGGCAGGCAGCACTGAACGCCGATGGCGAGGTCCGCGAAGGCGCGGACGTGGTCGAACTGACCGGCCTGCTCACGTTCCGCGGTCTGTTGTCCGGCTGGCCGGCAGGGATGCGGGTCATCGTGCGCCGGGAACGACCCCACCCCGGAGCGCAGTTGCGGTTCGACGACGTCGACGGGTACCGGTTGACCGCGTTCGCGACCAACACCACCCGCGGGCAACTGGCGAACCTGGAGTTGCGGCACCGGCGGCGGGCGCGGTGTGAGGACCGGATCCGGATCGCGAAGGACACCGGGCTGCGGAACTTGCCGCTGAAAGGGTTCACCGCCAACCAGATTTGGTGCGCCATCGTGATGCTCGCGGCCGACCTGATCGCCTGGACCCAGCTGATCGGGTTCGACGCCGAGCACGAGGCACGCCGCTGGGAACCAAAGAAACTACGGTTACGGGTCTTCACGATCCCGGCCGCTATCGCTCGGCACAGTCGCCGAATCCTGTTGCACATCAAGGAAACCGCAGCAAACGCCGACCTCGTGATCACTGCCTGGAAACGACTACACGACCCCGCGCCGGCAGCGACCGCGCCGGGGTGA
- a CDS encoding ADP-ribosylglycohydrolase family protein — MKLTTTQRDRAAGVLLGQACGDALGVPYEFGRPPMKHDPVMKGGGLGPYAPGEWSDDTQMAICIARVAATGADLTGEAALDEIARAFVDWRRHGASDIGNQTAAVLGAGEVDARNHACGSGRSGDEPGYPWATSLLKAANDFTATHSRSAGNGALMRNGIVGLTRLHDRQATARAATAVASLTHADPLVADSCVLHAEAVRVAVIEGRLDLRAGLDLIPAQRHSQWTAWIDSAANADPASIDGNGSTFGALRAAWAAITSTDDGSPGHARRALIAAARAGHDTDTVAAITGALVGARYGVSGLPAAWRRRVHGWPGMRGRDLIELALRTVGECDDTTWPARDHEKSWGGAIEVPVSWSDRLTIGNQAALATTKATAVVSLSRIGRLEDRATEKHVQAWLVDNDDPAAHNDLAYALNDAASAVQELLDEGETVFLHCVHAHHRTPSVALLHAMRFGGLGQRDAVRAVRTALGNNDFDGLLWHVALKGGESA, encoded by the coding sequence ATGAAGCTGACCACCACACAACGCGACCGCGCCGCCGGCGTGCTGCTCGGCCAGGCCTGCGGCGACGCACTTGGAGTTCCGTACGAGTTCGGGCGGCCGCCGATGAAGCACGACCCGGTGATGAAGGGCGGCGGTCTCGGGCCCTACGCGCCGGGGGAGTGGAGCGACGACACCCAGATGGCGATCTGCATCGCCCGGGTGGCTGCGACCGGGGCCGACTTGACCGGCGAAGCGGCACTGGACGAGATCGCGAGGGCGTTCGTCGACTGGCGGCGTCACGGCGCGAGCGACATCGGCAACCAGACGGCCGCGGTGCTCGGCGCCGGGGAGGTCGACGCCCGCAACCATGCGTGCGGCTCCGGGCGGAGCGGCGACGAGCCCGGCTACCCGTGGGCGACATCCCTGCTGAAGGCGGCGAACGACTTCACCGCGACCCACTCACGCTCGGCCGGCAACGGCGCGCTGATGCGTAACGGCATCGTCGGCCTGACGAGGCTGCACGACCGTCAAGCGACCGCGCGGGCGGCGACTGCGGTGGCGTCACTGACGCACGCCGACCCCCTCGTCGCCGACTCGTGCGTGCTGCACGCGGAGGCGGTTCGGGTGGCGGTCATCGAAGGGCGACTCGACCTGCGTGCCGGGCTCGATCTCATTCCGGCGCAGCGGCATTCGCAGTGGACGGCGTGGATCGACAGCGCGGCGAACGCAGATCCCGCGTCGATCGATGGCAACGGCTCCACCTTCGGGGCGCTGCGAGCAGCTTGGGCCGCGATCACCTCGACCGACGACGGTTCGCCGGGTCACGCCCGGCGCGCACTCATCGCGGCGGCGCGGGCCGGTCACGACACCGACACGGTCGCCGCCATCACCGGCGCGCTGGTCGGCGCACGGTACGGGGTCTCCGGCCTGCCCGCGGCCTGGCGCCGCCGGGTACACGGCTGGCCGGGCATGCGCGGACGCGACCTGATCGAGCTCGCGCTGCGCACGGTCGGCGAGTGCGACGACACCACCTGGCCGGCCCGTGACCACGAGAAGAGTTGGGGCGGGGCGATCGAGGTGCCGGTGTCGTGGTCAGACCGGCTGACCATCGGCAATCAGGCGGCGCTCGCCACCACGAAGGCGACCGCGGTGGTGTCGTTGTCTCGGATCGGCCGGCTCGAAGACCGCGCCACCGAGAAACACGTGCAGGCGTGGCTGGTCGACAACGACGATCCGGCCGCGCACAACGACCTCGCCTACGCGCTGAACGACGCCGCGTCCGCTGTTCAGGAGTTGCTCGACGAAGGCGAGACGGTCTTCCTGCACTGCGTGCACGCACACCACCGCACGCCGTCCGTGGCGTTGTTGCACGCGATGCGGTTCGGCGGGCTGGGGCAGCGCGACGCCGTGCGCGCCGTGCGAACGGCGTTGGGGAACAACGATTTCGACGGCCTGCTCTGGCACGTCGCACTCAAGGGAGGGGAATCCGCATGA
- a CDS encoding ATP-binding protein — translation MSEWDIAEPRADALIESLRAFGYTPEAAIADIVDNSISAGAKTIRIDMIWAGRDSIVSIVDDGKGMTEGDLYVAMRPGSMSPLDARSKGDLGRFGLGLKTASFSQARELTVSSRTPAGTAIRRWDLDTVAKTGEWRLLRTGPLAESVDLQPLRPCGTVVTWTKCDRLVGDVDAGDSKAHDRFLGLIRRVKHHLEATFHRFLVGRGRLSMSLNGQPLAAWDPFLTDHPATQLLFSEELPFQGELVKVKAYVLPHRSKLSPAEVERGHGAMGWNQQQGFYLYRSNRLLVQGDWLGLGLTKDEHTKLARIAIDFPASLDHAWQVDVKKSAARTPGPLVTELFRIAKVARSRAEEVYRFRGKIMASKSSQPFIVAWEQYTDRAGEIRYRVNRSHPVIVALMDANAGRKNDIEKALRFIEETVPTTLIGVSIADSLDHQPTPFGGATKDLKPIIKFVFADLIKDGYSADEALNQIAVIEPFAQFPQVVQALRESQK, via the coding sequence GTGTCTGAATGGGACATCGCGGAGCCGCGGGCTGACGCACTGATCGAGTCGCTCCGAGCGTTCGGATACACGCCAGAAGCCGCGATCGCTGACATCGTCGATAACAGCATCTCGGCGGGTGCCAAGACCATACGTATCGACATGATCTGGGCAGGTCGCGATTCGATCGTTTCCATCGTCGACGACGGCAAGGGCATGACCGAGGGTGATCTGTACGTCGCGATGCGGCCCGGAAGCATGAGCCCCCTTGATGCCCGTTCAAAGGGTGACTTGGGCCGATTCGGGCTCGGGCTGAAGACTGCGTCGTTCTCCCAAGCTCGCGAACTCACCGTCTCGTCCCGAACGCCGGCGGGCACCGCCATCCGACGGTGGGACCTCGACACCGTCGCGAAGACGGGGGAGTGGCGACTTCTGCGCACGGGCCCTCTGGCCGAGTCGGTAGACCTTCAGCCACTTCGGCCATGCGGCACAGTCGTCACTTGGACTAAATGCGATCGGTTGGTCGGCGACGTCGACGCGGGCGACTCAAAGGCCCACGATCGCTTCCTCGGACTCATCCGGCGCGTCAAACATCATCTAGAGGCGACGTTCCATCGGTTCTTAGTCGGGCGAGGCCGGCTCTCGATGAGCCTCAATGGTCAGCCGCTCGCAGCATGGGACCCATTCCTGACCGATCACCCCGCGACTCAGCTGCTGTTCTCGGAGGAGCTCCCATTCCAAGGGGAGTTGGTAAAGGTGAAGGCGTACGTGCTTCCCCACCGCAGCAAGCTCTCACCCGCCGAAGTCGAACGTGGCCACGGCGCGATGGGCTGGAACCAACAGCAGGGCTTCTACCTCTATCGCTCCAACCGCCTCTTGGTCCAAGGCGACTGGCTAGGGCTTGGTTTGACGAAGGACGAGCACACTAAACTCGCGCGGATTGCGATCGACTTCCCTGCCAGCCTTGATCACGCATGGCAGGTTGACGTTAAGAAGTCAGCCGCACGTACTCCAGGACCGCTGGTTACTGAGCTGTTTCGTATTGCGAAGGTTGCTCGATCGCGAGCCGAGGAGGTGTACAGATTTCGTGGCAAAATCATGGCCTCCAAGAGCAGTCAACCATTTATCGTTGCGTGGGAGCAGTACACGGATCGGGCAGGCGAGATCCGCTACAGGGTCAACAGGTCCCACCCCGTGATCGTTGCTCTCATGGACGCCAATGCTGGACGAAAGAATGATATAGAGAAGGCGCTCCGTTTTATCGAGGAGACCGTCCCGACCACGCTCATCGGCGTCAGTATCGCTGATTCGTTGGATCACCAACCGACGCCGTTCGGAGGTGCGACCAAAGATCTCAAGCCAATCATTAAATTCGTCTTCGCTGACCTCATCAAGGATGGCTACTCGGCGGATGAAGCCTTGAACCAGATCGCTGTCATCGAGCCGTTCGCGCAGTTCCCTCAAGTCGTTCAAGCCCTCAGGGAGAGTCAGAAATGA
- a CDS encoding alcohol dehydrogenase catalytic domain-containing protein, with protein MRAVVIDAVRAQPEVREVAEPSAPAGGVVVKVMATGMCRSDWHAWAGHDDIAFPHVPGHELAGVIAEVGAGVTKWRVGDRVTVPFVCGCGVCEWCRSGQAQVCPDQQQPGFTHWGSFAEYVALHAADTNLIALPEQVEFATAASLGCRFATAYRALVGRARLAAGEWVTVVGAGGVGLSTVMIARALGGRVVAVDRNPEALAAASAAGAEHTVLADASDVPVAVHELTGGGSHVSVDAVGSEQTCADAILSLRRRGRHVQVGLLPPVEGHPRVPMARVIGWELDVLGSHGMAAVDYPEMMRLIEAGDLQPQRLIERVIGLEEAAALLPTLDRATVAGMTMVDPTR; from the coding sequence ATGCGTGCCGTGGTCATCGACGCCGTCCGAGCCCAACCCGAGGTCCGCGAGGTCGCGGAACCCTCGGCCCCCGCCGGCGGCGTGGTCGTCAAGGTGATGGCCACCGGCATGTGCCGCAGCGACTGGCACGCCTGGGCCGGACACGACGACATCGCCTTCCCGCACGTGCCGGGCCACGAGCTCGCCGGAGTGATCGCCGAGGTCGGCGCTGGCGTCACCAAGTGGCGGGTCGGTGACCGGGTGACGGTGCCCTTCGTGTGCGGCTGCGGCGTCTGCGAATGGTGCCGCAGCGGGCAGGCGCAGGTCTGCCCCGACCAGCAACAGCCGGGGTTCACCCACTGGGGCTCGTTCGCCGAATATGTCGCGCTGCACGCCGCCGACACCAACCTCATCGCTCTGCCCGAGCAGGTCGAGTTCGCCACGGCAGCGAGCCTGGGCTGCCGGTTCGCCACCGCCTACCGTGCGCTGGTCGGCCGGGCACGGCTCGCCGCGGGCGAGTGGGTCACCGTCGTCGGAGCCGGCGGCGTGGGCCTGAGCACGGTGATGATCGCCCGCGCTCTCGGTGGCCGAGTGGTCGCGGTCGACCGCAACCCCGAAGCCCTCGCCGCGGCGTCCGCCGCCGGTGCCGAGCACACCGTGCTCGCCGACGCGTCCGACGTGCCCGTCGCCGTCCACGAACTCACCGGCGGCGGCAGCCATGTCTCCGTCGACGCGGTGGGCAGTGAGCAGACCTGCGCCGACGCGATTCTCAGCCTGCGCCGGCGCGGACGGCACGTGCAGGTCGGTCTGCTGCCGCCGGTCGAGGGGCACCCGCGGGTGCCGATGGCGCGGGTGATCGGTTGGGAGCTCGACGTCTTGGGCAGCCACGGCATGGCGGCGGTCGACTACCCCGAGATGATGCGACTGATCGAGGCCGGCGACCTGCAACCGCAGCGGCTCATCGAACGCGTCATCGGACTCGAGGAGGCAGCCGCGCTGCTGCCCACTCTCGACCGGGCGACCGTCGCGGGCATGACGATGGTCGACCCCACCCGCTGA
- a CDS encoding NUDIX hydrolase translates to MDREPDVVLGALLRGGRAFLVRRNPAKRANPDIWDLPGGCIEHGESELEALSRELHEELGVHIDTSSAAHLYRLTTGRSDAPAIASAWAVREWRGEPRNYAPEEHTDVGWFEIDALPTPAHPQMRAAFLAGMGALDS, encoded by the coding sequence ATGGACCGAGAACCCGACGTCGTGCTCGGCGCGTTGCTGCGCGGAGGGCGCGCCTTTCTCGTTCGCCGCAACCCAGCCAAGCGCGCCAACCCCGACATCTGGGATCTGCCCGGCGGCTGCATCGAACACGGCGAGTCGGAGCTCGAGGCGCTGAGTCGCGAGCTGCACGAGGAGCTCGGAGTGCACATCGACACGTCGAGCGCGGCGCACCTCTACCGCCTCACCACCGGGCGGTCCGATGCGCCCGCGATCGCGAGCGCGTGGGCCGTCCGCGAATGGCGCGGTGAGCCGCGCAACTACGCGCCTGAGGAGCACACCGACGTCGGCTGGTTCGAGATCGACGCGCTCCCCACGCCCGCCCATCCACAGATGCGAGCGGCATTCCTCGCGGGAATGGGAGCACTCGACTCATGA
- a CDS encoding ADP-ribosylglycohydrolase family protein — MTAKHPRSAGNGALMRSGIVGLSRLHDREMTARAAVAVASLTHADPLVADSCVLHAEAIRVAVLEGRLDLRAGLDLVPRERRAQWEQWIDSAAGTFPASIEANRSTFGALRATSAAITSTDDDGSSGHARRALIAAVRAGHDTDTIAAITGALVGARID, encoded by the coding sequence TTGACCGCGAAGCATCCGCGGTCGGCCGGCAACGGCGCGCTCATGCGCAGCGGCATCGTCGGGCTGTCGAGGCTGCACGACCGGGAGATGACGGCACGGGCGGCGGTCGCTGTTGCGTCGCTGACCCACGCCGATCCGTTGGTTGCCGACTCGTGCGTGCTGCACGCAGAGGCAATCCGGGTGGCAGTTCTTGAGGGGCGGCTCGACCTGCGTGCGGGTCTCGATCTCGTTCCGCGGGAACGACGTGCGCAGTGGGAGCAGTGGATCGACAGTGCGGCCGGCACGTTTCCCGCGTCCATCGAAGCCAATCGCTCCACGTTCGGCGCACTCCGCGCCACCTCGGCCGCGATCACCTCGACCGACGACGACGGTTCGTCCGGTCATGCGCGACGTGCGCTGATCGCCGCGGTGCGCGCCGGGCACGACACCGACACTATCGCTGCGATCACCGGTGCACTGGTCGGTGCGCGGATCGACTGA
- a CDS encoding dual specificity protein phosphatase family protein, producing the protein MSLSRVCRADDRGNEKHVQAWLVDSDDPSSHNDLALGLHDAADALKELLWAGETVFLHCVHAHHRTPSVALLHAMKHGGLSRDEAVAAVRKALDQNNFDGLLWQTALKEGESA; encoded by the coding sequence GTGTCGCTGTCGCGCGTCTGCCGCGCCGACGACCGCGGCAACGAGAAGCACGTGCAGGCGTGGCTCGTCGACAGCGACGACCCGTCGTCGCACAACGACCTTGCGCTCGGCTTGCACGACGCCGCCGACGCGCTGAAGGAACTGCTGTGGGCAGGCGAGACCGTCTTCCTGCACTGCGTGCACGCCCACCACCGCACGCCGTCCGTGGCGCTGTTGCACGCGATGAAACACGGCGGACTCTCGCGGGATGAAGCCGTTGCCGCGGTGCGAAAAGCACTGGACCAGAACAATTTCGACGGCCTGCTGTGGCAGACCGCACTCAAGGAAGGGGAATCCGCATGA
- a CDS encoding ADP-ribosylglycohydrolase family protein, whose product MNDGLKYFGGTSKGVHGLLRAAPLCALALIPTADDLKEMVSLSVSLTHDTHYVAHPAIIFCQLLARLATSPTTECLDVIVNLFSEAPVTKVDDYFTTAGGEVDLDHLRAVAANGRAHRVLAAGMYLATCDAELDGAMGFAGETADGDGVAAVAGALIGASTGVTPWMDEQFAKHEYVWQIEVLVRDLFVVALTTDDPLVAMAVRYPGW is encoded by the coding sequence GTGAACGACGGTCTGAAGTACTTCGGTGGCACGTCGAAGGGCGTCCACGGGTTGCTGCGAGCAGCGCCGCTATGTGCTCTCGCGCTCATCCCTACGGCCGATGACCTGAAGGAAATGGTGTCGCTGTCGGTGAGCCTCACGCACGACACGCACTACGTCGCGCACCCGGCGATCATCTTCTGCCAGTTGCTGGCCCGACTGGCCACCTCGCCGACGACGGAGTGCCTGGACGTCATCGTCAACCTGTTCTCCGAGGCGCCGGTGACGAAGGTGGACGACTACTTCACAACGGCCGGCGGCGAGGTCGACCTCGACCACCTGAGGGCGGTCGCTGCCAACGGCCGAGCCCACCGCGTGCTCGCGGCCGGGATGTACCTCGCCACCTGCGACGCCGAACTCGACGGTGCGATGGGTTTCGCGGGCGAGACCGCTGACGGGGACGGTGTTGCCGCCGTGGCGGGCGCGCTGATCGGTGCGTCGACCGGAGTTACGCCGTGGATGGACGAGCAGTTCGCCAAGCACGAGTACGTCTGGCAGATAGAGGTGTTGGTGCGCGATCTGTTCGTGGTGGCGCTGACGACGGACGATCCGTTGGTGGCGATGGCGGTGCGGTACCCGGGGTGGTGA
- a CDS encoding TRAFAC clade GTPase domain-containing protein — protein MAKYPRVREQHVAVFGESGSGKTVLVSSFYGPTQQGSYKNDLWDLVADDTGQGSRLNRNFVGMRDHATAPPPTRTDSTTYYFSVKLKGDTATASKDRTFDTLRLAWHDCPGEWFEETPSSAAEESRRVDTFRSLMRSDVAMFLVDGRKLLEHRGEEERYLSTLFTNFRQGLLRIKGDLQADDERIVEFPRIWIIALSKADLLPELDVHAFRDMITWKALGDVERLRSTIAELVDTPEALSVGDDFLLLSSAKFELAPDRDNAPESIDVTRQMGVDLVLPIATALPLERRVQWTARMNIPRKVLDSLADGAETIAAGLVAGGFLTKVVAKVPRVGRLSTAASPALVAAARLAGDALKDANEQARANRDVLAATLTQFKLDLERGVEERLLLTSRK, from the coding sequence ATGGCTAAGTACCCCAGGGTCCGGGAGCAACACGTCGCCGTCTTCGGTGAGTCAGGTTCCGGCAAGACCGTTCTTGTCTCATCCTTCTACGGACCGACCCAGCAGGGGTCGTACAAGAACGACCTTTGGGACCTCGTCGCCGACGACACGGGCCAGGGGAGCAGGCTCAACCGCAACTTCGTCGGGATGCGGGATCATGCGACTGCTCCTCCGCCCACCCGGACGGATTCGACGACCTACTACTTCTCGGTGAAGCTGAAAGGCGACACTGCTACTGCGTCGAAAGACCGTACGTTCGACACCCTCCGCCTCGCGTGGCATGACTGCCCGGGTGAGTGGTTTGAGGAGACACCGTCCAGTGCAGCGGAGGAAAGTCGGCGGGTGGACACGTTCCGGTCTCTCATGCGCTCCGACGTAGCCATGTTCCTTGTTGATGGTCGCAAGCTTCTGGAGCACCGTGGCGAAGAAGAGCGGTACCTCAGTACCTTGTTCACCAACTTCAGGCAGGGGCTGCTTCGGATCAAGGGCGATCTTCAGGCCGACGACGAGCGAATCGTCGAGTTCCCGCGCATCTGGATCATCGCCCTCTCGAAGGCCGACCTGCTGCCCGAACTCGACGTCCACGCCTTCCGCGACATGATCACCTGGAAGGCACTCGGAGACGTGGAGCGGCTGCGCAGCACCATTGCGGAGCTCGTCGACACGCCCGAAGCGCTGTCGGTCGGAGATGACTTCCTCTTGTTGTCGTCTGCCAAGTTCGAGCTCGCACCCGATCGCGATAATGCACCGGAGAGCATCGACGTGACTCGGCAAATGGGTGTTGACCTCGTCCTTCCCATCGCAACCGCCCTGCCGCTCGAGCGTCGCGTGCAATGGACGGCTCGCATGAACATTCCTCGCAAGGTGCTCGACTCCCTTGCTGACGGCGCCGAGACAATTGCGGCGGGACTCGTTGCCGGAGGCTTCCTGACCAAGGTTGTTGCGAAGGTGCCCAGGGTGGGCAGGCTCTCAACAGCCGCATCACCGGCTCTCGTCGCTGCAGCACGGCTCGCCGGCGACGCGCTCAAGGACGCGAACGAGCAGGCTCGCGCCAATCGTGATGTGCTCGCTGCAACCCTCACGCAGTTCAAGCTCGACTTGGAGCGAGGGGTCGAAGAGCGACTGCTGTTGACGAGCCGGAAGTGA